Proteins co-encoded in one Myripristis murdjan chromosome 4, fMyrMur1.1, whole genome shotgun sequence genomic window:
- the LOC115358227 gene encoding afadin- and alpha-actinin-binding protein-like isoform X1, producing the protein MPESSLEIKDISGSSFKCGTSPMRQFSQSSLLPLRVHRNSYMLSAFCTEDNMQECLSHINQEVSALGLRPVWTESGGSSELNVVAVLNSMYDLIQLHRKGLRTLEDMEVEQLKSSSNVDFLQLTNTRLKEQLELSKRENTGLLERERQLQLKVKSLQNCLKNEKEEVQKLQNIISSRAIQYNHDMKRKEREFNKLKERLNQLLVDKKEKKQAIEVLNYIGRADGRRSLWKTVKTEAKHEEEMYKTLLSDYDNRQRELVLENTELRKVLQQMKRDIVTILSSRKPTPKGEKNEDGIIQVDSEEEEEVFDSSKESIELSCVHAREKLTNSIRLQWRRLKSHVERLDSQASLAQMGERTNVDAIPREAHDEEMNRLKLEIQQCKDFIHTQQQLLQQQLSSPCDEETASLLNDCYMLEEKERLKEEWKTLEGQRKNLEKERRNFTEAAIRLSHERKAFEEDRATWLKHQFLNLTPFADPKKPPMSKSKSAFSITEPEASAASTSGNLDKSQSHTTFSTAKCAPVKSPSAADLYRTLRLIPENSTAKPKRRISCVQESSVFRNGDVLVQHKQWNDREDPRSHTPNEEKNSSI; encoded by the exons ATGCCAGAGTCATCCCTTG AAATCAAGGACATTTCCGGCAGCTCTTTCAAATGTGGAACATCTCCCATGAGGCAGTTCAGCCAATCATCGCTGCTGCCGCTGCGAGTGCACAGAAACTCCTACATGCTCAGTGCCTTCTGCACCGAAGACAACATGCAAGAATGTCTATCACACATCAATCAG GAGGTTTCTGCCCTTGGTCTCCGACCAGTCTGGACTGAGTCAGGTGGGAGCTCAGAGCTGAATGTCGTGGCTGTGCTGAACAGCATGTATGACCTGATTCAGCTGCACCGCAAAGGCCTCCGGACCTTGGAAGACATGGAAGTGGAGCAGCTTAAGTCAAGCAGTAATGTCGACTTCTTGCAGCTCACCAACACCCGGCTAAAG GAGCAGCTTGAGCTTtcgaaaagagaaaacacagggCTTCTTGAGAGAGAACGACAGCTACAGCTGAAAGTGAAGAGCTTGCAGAACtgcttgaaaaatgaaaaggaagag GTACAAAAACTTCAGAACATCATCTCCAGCCGGGCCATCCAGTACAATCATGAcatgaaaaggaaggaaagagaatTCAACAAACTGAAGGAGCGCTTGAACCAACTGCTGGTAgacaaaaaggagaagaagcaAG CCATTGAAGTATTAAACTACATTGGCAGAGCAGATGGCAGGAGGAGCCTTTGGAAAACTGTGAAGACAGAGGCCAA GCATGAGGAGGAGATGTATAAGACTCTGCTGAGCGACTATGACAACCGACAGAGGGAGCTGGTGCTGGAGAACACAGAGCTGCGCAAAGTGTTGCAGCAGATGAAAAGAGACATAGTGACCATTCTGAGTTCAAGGAAGCCGACTCCAAAAGGCGAGAAAAATGAAGATGGCATAATACAG GTGGactcagaggaggaagaggaagtgttTGATTCCAGTAAGGAGAGCATAGAGCTGTCCTGTGTACACGCCCGAGAGAAGCTGACCAACAGCATTCGCCTTCAGTGGAGAAGACTCAAGAGCCACGTTGAGAGACTGGACAGCCAGG CATCTTTAGCGCAGATGGGTGAGAGGACCAACGTAGACGCTATTCCACGGGAGGCTCACGACGAGGAGATGAACAGGCTAAAACTGGAGATCCAGCAGTGCAAAGACttcattcacacacagcagcagctcctgcag CAGCAGCTGAGCTCTCCATGCGACGAGGAGACGGCGTCCCTGCTGAACGACTGCTACATGTTGGAGGAGAAGGAGCGCCTCAAGGAGGAGTGGAAGACCCTcgagggacagagaaagaacttggagaaggagagaaggaactTCACTGAGGCAGCCATAAGACTGAGCCATGAG AGGAAGGCCTTCGAGGAGGACCGGGCAACATGGCTCAAACACCAGTTTTTAAACTTGACGCCATTCGCAGACCCAAAGAAACCCCCAATGTCAAAGTCAAAAAGTGCCTTTTCAATAA CTGAACCGGAGGCTAGTGCAGCGTCGACTTCGGGAAATCTTGACAAATCCCAGTCCCACACAACTTTCTCCACTGCCAAATGTGCCCCGGTCAAATCACCATCCGCAGCAGACTTGTATCGCACACTTCGCCTTATCCCAGAAAACAG CACAGCCAAACCAAAGAGAAGAATTTCATGTGTGCAAGAGTCAAGTGTCTTTCGCAACGGTGATGTCCTGGTCCAGCACAAACAGTGGAACGACAGAGAAGACCCCAGGAGCCACACACCTAATGAGGAAAAGAATAGCTCGATATGA
- the LOC115358227 gene encoding afadin- and alpha-actinin-binding protein-like isoform X2, whose product MPESSLEIKDISGSSFKCGTSPMRQFSQSSLLPLRVHRNSYMLSAFCTEDNMQECLSHINQEVSALGLRPVWTESGGSSELNVVAVLNSMYDLIQLHRKGLRTLEDMEVEQLKSSSNVDFLQLTNTRLKEQLELSKRENTGLLERERQLQLKVKSLQNCLKNEKEEVQKLQNIISSRAIQYNHDMKRKEREFNKLKERLNQLLVDKKEKKQAIEVLNYIGRADGRRSLWKTVKTEAKHEEEMYKTLLSDYDNRQRELVLENTELRKVLQQMKRDIVTILSSRKPTPKGEKNEDGIIQVDSEEEEEVFDSSKESIELSCVHAREKLTNSIRLQWRRLKSHVERLDSQASLAQMGERTNVDAIPREAHDEEMNRLKLEIQQCKDFIHTQQQLLQQLSSPCDEETASLLNDCYMLEEKERLKEEWKTLEGQRKNLEKERRNFTEAAIRLSHERKAFEEDRATWLKHQFLNLTPFADPKKPPMSKSKSAFSITEPEASAASTSGNLDKSQSHTTFSTAKCAPVKSPSAADLYRTLRLIPENSTAKPKRRISCVQESSVFRNGDVLVQHKQWNDREDPRSHTPNEEKNSSI is encoded by the exons ATGCCAGAGTCATCCCTTG AAATCAAGGACATTTCCGGCAGCTCTTTCAAATGTGGAACATCTCCCATGAGGCAGTTCAGCCAATCATCGCTGCTGCCGCTGCGAGTGCACAGAAACTCCTACATGCTCAGTGCCTTCTGCACCGAAGACAACATGCAAGAATGTCTATCACACATCAATCAG GAGGTTTCTGCCCTTGGTCTCCGACCAGTCTGGACTGAGTCAGGTGGGAGCTCAGAGCTGAATGTCGTGGCTGTGCTGAACAGCATGTATGACCTGATTCAGCTGCACCGCAAAGGCCTCCGGACCTTGGAAGACATGGAAGTGGAGCAGCTTAAGTCAAGCAGTAATGTCGACTTCTTGCAGCTCACCAACACCCGGCTAAAG GAGCAGCTTGAGCTTtcgaaaagagaaaacacagggCTTCTTGAGAGAGAACGACAGCTACAGCTGAAAGTGAAGAGCTTGCAGAACtgcttgaaaaatgaaaaggaagag GTACAAAAACTTCAGAACATCATCTCCAGCCGGGCCATCCAGTACAATCATGAcatgaaaaggaaggaaagagaatTCAACAAACTGAAGGAGCGCTTGAACCAACTGCTGGTAgacaaaaaggagaagaagcaAG CCATTGAAGTATTAAACTACATTGGCAGAGCAGATGGCAGGAGGAGCCTTTGGAAAACTGTGAAGACAGAGGCCAA GCATGAGGAGGAGATGTATAAGACTCTGCTGAGCGACTATGACAACCGACAGAGGGAGCTGGTGCTGGAGAACACAGAGCTGCGCAAAGTGTTGCAGCAGATGAAAAGAGACATAGTGACCATTCTGAGTTCAAGGAAGCCGACTCCAAAAGGCGAGAAAAATGAAGATGGCATAATACAG GTGGactcagaggaggaagaggaagtgttTGATTCCAGTAAGGAGAGCATAGAGCTGTCCTGTGTACACGCCCGAGAGAAGCTGACCAACAGCATTCGCCTTCAGTGGAGAAGACTCAAGAGCCACGTTGAGAGACTGGACAGCCAGG CATCTTTAGCGCAGATGGGTGAGAGGACCAACGTAGACGCTATTCCACGGGAGGCTCACGACGAGGAGATGAACAGGCTAAAACTGGAGATCCAGCAGTGCAAAGACttcattcacacacagcagcagctcctgcag CAGCTGAGCTCTCCATGCGACGAGGAGACGGCGTCCCTGCTGAACGACTGCTACATGTTGGAGGAGAAGGAGCGCCTCAAGGAGGAGTGGAAGACCCTcgagggacagagaaagaacttggagaaggagagaaggaactTCACTGAGGCAGCCATAAGACTGAGCCATGAG AGGAAGGCCTTCGAGGAGGACCGGGCAACATGGCTCAAACACCAGTTTTTAAACTTGACGCCATTCGCAGACCCAAAGAAACCCCCAATGTCAAAGTCAAAAAGTGCCTTTTCAATAA CTGAACCGGAGGCTAGTGCAGCGTCGACTTCGGGAAATCTTGACAAATCCCAGTCCCACACAACTTTCTCCACTGCCAAATGTGCCCCGGTCAAATCACCATCCGCAGCAGACTTGTATCGCACACTTCGCCTTATCCCAGAAAACAG CACAGCCAAACCAAAGAGAAGAATTTCATGTGTGCAAGAGTCAAGTGTCTTTCGCAACGGTGATGTCCTGGTCCAGCACAAACAGTGGAACGACAGAGAAGACCCCAGGAGCCACACACCTAATGAGGAAAAGAATAGCTCGATATGA
- the LOC115357914 gene encoding putative nuclease HARBI1, with translation MVTRQGATDKMTCFSKEVGRMSRGLEEVFMQLTTSKTSSRETGEKLLNEVFRDRSNPLASDEYLWERYRFTRPSIVYICSLLEAHIRKCTHRNQALTTVQSICIGLRFFACGTFLYSVGDAERLSKATVCREIRRVYLALKNYLNSFVTFPGHLEAQKIKEAFYSIAGFPNAIGAIDCTHVRIQAPSGPVEADYVNRKSFHSLNVQMICDASCLISNIEAKWPGSVHDSRIFRASSLSQRFAQGEFNGGPLCNGCREGIQLCPHKNKGTDRNGIGQLKSRFQCLKSPKVTPDRACDIIIVCAVLHNIAFIRRERLPAMLQEEHWEDIVPAIQENMDGRTNFRKTVPKL, from the exons ATGGTGACCAGGCAAGGGGCAACAGACAAGATGACTTGCTTCAGCAAGGAGGTGGGGAGAATGTCCAGGGGGCTTGAGGAGGTCTTCATGCAGCTAACTACCTCTAAAACCTCGTCAagagaaacaggtgaaaaactGCTCAATGAAG TGTTCAGAGACAGGAGCAATCCTCTGGCCTCTGATGAATACCTGTGGGAGAGATACAGATTTACTAGGCCCAgtattgtgtatatatgtagCCTGCTGGAGGCACACATTAGAAAGTGCACCCACCGTAACCAGGCATTAACCACTGTGCAGTCTATCTGCATAGGACTGCGTTTCTTTGCCTGTGGGACATTTTTATACAGTGTGGGTGATGCAGAACGTCTGTCAAAGGCAACTGTGTGCAGGGAAATACGTCGGGTGTACCTTGCCCTCAAGAATTATCTTAATAGTTTTGTCACTTTTCCTGGACATCTGGAGGCACAGAAGATCAAGGAGGCATTTTATTCAATTGCAG GCTTCCCTAATGCCATAGGTGCCATAGACTGCACCCATGTCCGTATCCAGGCCCCATCTGGACCTGTGGAGGCAGATTATGTGAACAGAAAATCTTTCCACAGTCTAAATGTACAG ATGATCTGCGATGCAAGTTGCCTGATATCCAACATCGAGGCGAAATGGCCGGGCTCTGTGCACGATTCTAGGATCTTCCGTGCATCATCACTGTCCCAGAGGTTTGCACAAG GGGAGTTTAATGGAGGCCCTCTCTGCAACGGATGCAGAGAGGGCATTCAACTGTGCCCACACAAGAACAAGGGCACAGATAGAAATGGCATTGGCCAGCTCAAATCAAGATTCCAGTGCCTAAAGAGCCCCAAGGTCACTCCAGACAGGGCCTGTGACATTATTATTGTCTGTGCTGTCTTGCATAATATTGCCTTTATACGTCGTGAGAGACTGCCCGCAATGTTGCAGGAGGAGCATTGGGAGGACATTGTCCCAGCTATTCAGGAGAACATGGATGGGAGAACA aATTTCAGAAAGACTGTGCCTAAGTTGTGA